From one Vannielia litorea genomic stretch:
- the mobA gene encoding molybdenum cofactor guanylyltransferase MobA — protein MKVAGVILAGGQARRMGGGDKGLLDLGGVSLLARVTRRLAPQVEVMCLNANGDAARFDAFGLDVVADPIEGFAGPLAGVLAGMRWAEAQGADHVVSVAADTPFFPADLVERLQTGAAGTSPVLAAVREAGRVRRQPTFGFWPVALADDLEAALGDGVRKVVQWTERHDGREVVFGSSDAFFNVNTPEDLARAELML, from the coding sequence ATGAAGGTTGCGGGTGTGATCCTTGCGGGCGGACAAGCCCGGCGGATGGGCGGCGGCGACAAGGGGCTGCTGGACCTTGGCGGGGTGAGCCTGCTGGCGCGCGTTACCCGTCGGTTGGCGCCGCAGGTCGAGGTGATGTGCCTCAATGCCAATGGCGACGCGGCGCGCTTTGATGCCTTCGGGCTGGATGTGGTTGCCGACCCGATCGAGGGCTTCGCCGGGCCGTTGGCCGGGGTGCTGGCGGGAATGCGATGGGCGGAGGCTCAGGGAGCTGACCACGTTGTGAGCGTGGCGGCAGATACACCCTTCTTTCCGGCCGATCTGGTGGAACGGTTGCAGACCGGGGCGGCCGGAACCTCACCCGTTCTGGCGGCCGTGCGCGAGGCCGGCCGGGTGCGGCGGCAGCCGACCTTCGGCTTCTGGCCGGTGGCGCTAGCCGACGATCTGGAGGCGGCGCTGGGAGATGGAGTCCGCAAGGTGGTGCAATGGACCGAGCGGCATGACGGGCGTGAGGTGGTCTTTGGGTCTTCGGACGCCTTCTTCAACGTGAACACGCCGGAAGACCTCGCCCGCGCGGAGTTAATGCTGTGA
- the mobB gene encoding molybdopterin-guanine dinucleotide biosynthesis protein B has product MRVFGVVGWKNSGKTGLMERLVTEITGRGFTVSTIKHAHHAFDPDQEGKDSWRHRKAGAREVLVASGARWALMHEGPAPDLDALLAKLGPVDLVLVEGYKRERHKRIEAHRAATGAGLLALEDDGIVAVASDVAVDVGVPVFDLDDTGGIANFVLREVELAPKAEEAATYGDGDV; this is encoded by the coding sequence GTGAGGGTTTTCGGCGTCGTCGGGTGGAAAAACAGCGGCAAGACCGGGCTGATGGAGCGGCTGGTGACGGAGATCACCGGGCGCGGGTTCACCGTGAGCACGATCAAACATGCGCATCATGCCTTCGACCCCGATCAGGAGGGCAAGGACAGCTGGCGGCACCGCAAGGCGGGTGCGCGGGAGGTGTTGGTGGCCAGCGGTGCGCGCTGGGCGCTGATGCATGAAGGCCCGGCTCCCGACCTGGACGCGCTGCTGGCCAAGCTCGGGCCGGTCGATCTGGTGCTGGTGGAGGGTTACAAGCGCGAGCGCCACAAGCGGATCGAGGCGCACAGGGCGGCGACCGGGGCAGGCTTGCTGGCGCTGGAGGATGACGGGATTGTCGCGGTGGCCAGCGACGTGGCGGTGGACGTTGGTGTACCGGTGTTCGATCTCGACGACACGGGCGGGATTGCGAATTTCGTGCTGCGGGAGGTCGAGCTTGCGCCGAAGGCCGAGGAAGCCGCGACCTACGGGGACGGTGATGTTTGA
- a CDS encoding molybdopterin-binding protein, with the protein MFDTFVMVDWSGGTDTGAKRRKDAIWIGVARRGEAATAEYMRNREVAEDALGRLLAEEMAQGRRVMAGFDFPFGYPAGFARAVCGQDDPLALWDWIEARIEDRGGESNRFDLAGEVNRAVGGGAGPFWGNGLKRDIEGLPRRKDRYLNDFPERREVERLAKGAFTCWQMSGAGSVGSQVLTGLPVLARLRRKLGAKVWPFEPLDGAPVALVEIWPSLVLPPRATRDEIPDREQVLRVAERLAAMAPEELGTMLDVQAPEAGWILGVLPDGSTSPALRGLQPPALRDDCFALPAGVDWVPVEEAQARLRASLSAAVGTETVPVGAAAGRIVAAQVRAERANPPGANAAVDGWGFAHGELPAPDAGGRIEMPVAEGRAAAGAPFDGVVPAGKALRILTGALLPEGVDTVVLDEDVVTDGARVAFDRMPKPRANTRKAGEDVAAQDVLFEPGHRLRAPDVALIAATGVAEVQAAGRLRVGVLSTGDEIVEPGAAEGVHQTHDANRPMLLAMAQGWGHEAVDLGRVGDDRDALRAALTGAGVDVILTSGGASAGDEDHLSALLREEGDLTAWRIALKPGRPLALGRWQGVPLFGLPGNPVAALVTAALFARPALEVLAGGHWLEPEGFAVPAAFEKRKKPGRREYLRARMGPEGVEVFASEGSGRISGLSWAGGLVELPDGALEVKRGDPVRFIPYAALGL; encoded by the coding sequence ATGTTTGACACCTTCGTCATGGTGGATTGGTCGGGTGGCACAGACACCGGAGCCAAGCGGCGAAAGGATGCGATCTGGATCGGTGTGGCGCGGCGGGGCGAGGCGGCGACGGCGGAGTATATGCGCAACCGGGAGGTGGCCGAGGACGCCTTGGGCCGCCTGCTGGCCGAGGAGATGGCGCAGGGCCGGCGGGTGATGGCGGGCTTCGACTTTCCGTTCGGCTACCCGGCGGGGTTTGCGAGGGCGGTCTGCGGGCAGGACGACCCGCTGGCGCTTTGGGACTGGATCGAGGCGCGGATCGAGGACCGGGGCGGCGAGAGCAACCGGTTTGACCTTGCCGGGGAGGTGAACCGGGCCGTGGGCGGCGGGGCCGGGCCGTTCTGGGGGAACGGGCTGAAGCGCGATATCGAGGGCCTGCCAAGGCGGAAGGACAGGTATCTCAACGACTTCCCGGAGCGGCGGGAGGTGGAGCGGCTGGCCAAGGGGGCCTTCACCTGCTGGCAGATGAGCGGGGCCGGGTCGGTCGGCTCTCAGGTGCTCACCGGGCTGCCGGTGCTGGCCCGGCTGCGGCGGAAGCTGGGGGCGAAGGTTTGGCCGTTCGAGCCGCTGGACGGCGCGCCGGTGGCGCTGGTGGAGATATGGCCCTCACTGGTGCTGCCGCCGAGGGCGACGCGTGACGAGATCCCCGACCGCGAGCAGGTCCTGCGGGTGGCGGAGCGGCTGGCAGCGATGGCGCCGGAAGAGCTGGGAACGATGCTGGATGTGCAGGCGCCGGAAGCGGGATGGATCCTGGGCGTTTTGCCGGATGGCAGCACAAGTCCCGCCCTGCGCGGGTTGCAGCCGCCCGCGCTGAGGGACGACTGCTTTGCTTTGCCTGCGGGCGTGGACTGGGTGCCGGTGGAGGAGGCGCAGGCGCGGCTCAGGGCTTCGCTTAGCGCGGCGGTTGGCACCGAGACAGTGCCGGTGGGCGCGGCGGCGGGCCGGATCGTGGCGGCGCAGGTGCGGGCGGAGCGGGCCAACCCACCGGGCGCGAATGCGGCGGTGGACGGTTGGGGCTTTGCCCACGGCGAGCTGCCCGCGCCGGATGCGGGCGGGCGGATCGAGATGCCGGTGGCCGAGGGCCGCGCGGCGGCGGGTGCGCCGTTTGACGGGGTGGTGCCCGCAGGCAAGGCGCTCCGGATCCTGACCGGGGCGCTCCTGCCAGAAGGCGTCGATACCGTGGTGCTCGACGAAGACGTGGTGACGGACGGCGCGCGCGTGGCCTTTGACCGGATGCCGAAGCCGCGTGCCAACACCCGCAAGGCCGGAGAGGATGTGGCGGCGCAGGATGTGCTATTCGAGCCCGGCCACAGGCTCCGTGCGCCAGATGTGGCGCTGATCGCGGCCACGGGCGTGGCAGAGGTGCAGGCGGCGGGGCGGCTCCGGGTGGGCGTGCTCTCGACAGGCGATGAGATCGTGGAGCCGGGCGCGGCGGAAGGGGTGCATCAGACCCATGACGCCAACCGCCCGATGCTGCTGGCGATGGCGCAGGGCTGGGGGCATGAGGCGGTGGACCTTGGCCGCGTGGGCGATGACCGCGACGCGCTGCGGGCGGCGCTGACGGGCGCGGGCGTGGATGTGATCCTGACCTCGGGGGGCGCCTCGGCGGGAGATGAAGACCATCTTTCGGCCCTGCTACGCGAGGAAGGCGACCTGACCGCATGGCGCATCGCGCTCAAACCTGGCCGCCCGCTGGCGCTGGGCCGTTGGCAGGGCGTGCCGCTCTTCGGCCTGCCGGGCAACCCGGTGGCGGCGCTGGTGACGGCGGCGCTCTTTGCCCGCCCGGCGCTGGAAGTGCTCGCAGGCGGGCACTGGCTGGAGCCGGAGGGCTTTGCCGTGCCGGCGGCGTTCGAGAAGCGCAAGAAGCCGGGCCGGCGGGAATACTTGCGCGCCCGAATGGGGCCGGAGGGCGTGGAGGTGTTCGCCTCCGAGGGCTCGGGGCGGATCAGCGGGCTCAGCTGGGCCGGAGGGCTGGTCGAGTTGCCGGACGGGGCGCTTGAGGTGAAACGGGGCGATCCGGTGCGGTTCATCCCCTATGCCGCGCTCGGCCTCTGA
- a CDS encoding GNAT family N-acetyltransferase, with protein MQIRPGFDEAQRAEVARLFWGAFRGKLGRILWPERKALGFIEQIVQPGFAICAVENGALLGVAGYKTPEGGFMAGDFADMARHYGWFGAAWRGPLLELFERELVAGKLLMDGIFVAERARGKGVGTALIGAIKAEAARRGCGEVRLDVVDGNDRARALYERCGFEARGEVRAGVLAPVLGFRQAVTMVAQVDGAP; from the coding sequence ATGCAGATCCGGCCTGGCTTCGATGAGGCGCAGAGGGCCGAGGTGGCGCGGCTGTTCTGGGGTGCGTTCCGAGGCAAGCTGGGGCGCATCCTTTGGCCCGAGCGCAAGGCGCTGGGGTTCATCGAGCAGATCGTGCAGCCGGGGTTTGCGATTTGCGCGGTCGAGAACGGGGCGCTGCTGGGTGTTGCCGGTTACAAAACCCCAGAGGGCGGTTTCATGGCTGGGGACTTCGCCGATATGGCGCGGCATTACGGTTGGTTTGGTGCAGCGTGGCGCGGGCCGCTGCTGGAGCTGTTCGAGCGGGAGCTGGTGGCCGGGAAGTTGCTGATGGACGGGATCTTCGTGGCCGAACGCGCCCGCGGGAAGGGCGTGGGCACGGCGCTGATCGGAGCGATCAAGGCAGAGGCGGCGCGGCGCGGTTGCGGAGAGGTGCGCCTCGATGTGGTGGACGGCAACGACAGGGCGCGGGCGCTGTACGAGCGCTGCGGCTTCGAGGCACGGGGCGAGGTGCGGGCTGGCGTGCTCGCCCCGGTTCTGGGCTTCCGGCAGGCGGTGACGATGGTGGCGCAGGTGGACGGTGCGCCATGA
- a CDS encoding NAD(P)/FAD-dependent oxidoreductase, which produces MTFDVIILGAGGAGLMAAATAGQAGARVLLLDHAEKAGKKILISGGGRCNFTNLGIEPGCYLSENPHFAKSALSRYTQWDFIDLVDRYGIAWHEKTLGQLFCDGSARQIVAMLEAECTKGGVEIRLGVSGTAVRHRDGYFEVAGARAPRLIVATGGPSIPKMGATGRAYEIARQFGLEIVEPRPALVPFTLPERDRLFTTIAGVAVPSVATVNGVSFEEATLFTHRGLSGPAILQVSSYWQPGDAVRLNLLPGALEHLKAARAKAPRAGLKAALSEHLPARLAEALAERVGLATEMGNAPDRELERAAGLLEALEVWPDGTEGYAKAEVTAGGVSTAELSSKTMEAKKVPGLYFVGEAVDVTGWLGGYNFQWAWASGVAAGQAVAGL; this is translated from the coding sequence ATGACTTTCGACGTGATCATATTGGGCGCAGGCGGCGCGGGGCTGATGGCGGCGGCCACCGCCGGGCAGGCCGGCGCGCGGGTGCTGCTGCTGGACCATGCCGAGAAGGCCGGCAAGAAGATCCTGATCTCGGGTGGCGGGCGCTGCAACTTTACCAACCTCGGGATCGAGCCGGGGTGTTACCTCTCGGAGAATCCGCATTTCGCCAAGTCCGCGCTGAGCCGTTACACGCAGTGGGATTTCATCGATCTCGTGGATCGCTATGGCATCGCGTGGCACGAGAAGACGCTGGGCCAGCTCTTTTGCGATGGCTCCGCGCGCCAGATCGTGGCGATGCTGGAGGCGGAATGTACGAAGGGCGGCGTCGAGATCCGGCTGGGTGTGAGCGGCACGGCGGTGAGGCACAGGGACGGGTATTTCGAGGTCGCCGGCGCGCGCGCGCCGAGGCTGATCGTGGCCACCGGCGGCCCGTCGATCCCGAAGATGGGGGCGACAGGGCGCGCCTATGAGATCGCCCGGCAGTTCGGACTGGAAATTGTGGAACCGCGCCCTGCGCTGGTGCCTTTCACCCTGCCGGAGCGCGACCGTCTCTTCACCACCATTGCGGGCGTGGCGGTGCCTTCGGTCGCGACGGTGAACGGGGTTTCCTTCGAAGAGGCCACGCTGTTCACCCACCGGGGTCTTTCGGGCCCGGCGATCTTGCAGGTGTCGAGTTACTGGCAGCCGGGTGATGCGGTACGGTTGAACCTGCTGCCAGGCGCGCTGGAGCACCTGAAGGCGGCGCGGGCGAAGGCGCCGAGGGCCGGGCTGAAGGCGGCGCTTTCGGAGCATCTGCCTGCACGGCTCGCGGAGGCGCTGGCGGAGCGGGTCGGACTTGCGACGGAGATGGGCAATGCGCCGGACCGGGAGCTGGAGCGGGCGGCGGGCTTGCTGGAAGCGCTCGAAGTCTGGCCTGACGGCACCGAGGGTTATGCCAAGGCGGAGGTTACGGCAGGGGGCGTTTCGACTGCCGAACTTTCGAGCAAGACGATGGAAGCGAAGAAGGTGCCGGGCCTATACTTTGTGGGCGAGGCCGTGGATGTGACCGGCTGGCTCGGCGGCTACAACTTTCAGTGGGCTTGGGCCAGCGGCGTGGCTGCCGGGCAGGCGGTGGCCGGGCTGTAG
- a CDS encoding LysR family transcriptional regulator, protein MDISLIRTFLEVAATGSFVNASERLFVTQSAVSLRIQRLEDSLGKVLFTRSKAGAELTSAGREFERYALSLIKIWEEARQQIGMPEGYTKSLTIGAQYSLWPRLGFRWMDRMQAGMPELNLRGELGMPDRLTRFLIEGVVQAALMYTPQLRPGLTARQVMEEELVLVASWEAELKDIASDYVFVDWGPEFLHAHATELPELTNSGLTLALGAMAADYIAQRRKAAYLPARYVKRYLDEKRLHLVPNAPIFPYPVWSIWRDDLDEEVREVAEAALVATATQLDADQEAVLEALAEANGGETVEILGNH, encoded by the coding sequence ATGGATATCAGCCTGATCCGAACCTTCCTTGAGGTCGCAGCCACCGGGTCTTTCGTGAACGCAAGCGAACGCCTGTTCGTCACGCAATCTGCAGTGAGCTTGCGTATCCAGCGGTTGGAGGACTCGCTGGGTAAGGTGCTGTTCACCCGCTCCAAGGCGGGCGCAGAGTTGACGTCTGCGGGCCGCGAGTTTGAGCGATACGCCCTCTCGCTCATCAAGATCTGGGAGGAGGCGCGGCAGCAGATCGGGATGCCGGAGGGCTACACCAAATCCCTGACCATTGGTGCGCAATACTCGCTTTGGCCACGCCTTGGTTTTCGCTGGATGGACAGGATGCAGGCCGGGATGCCTGAGCTGAACCTGAGGGGCGAATTGGGAATGCCGGACAGGCTGACACGCTTTCTCATCGAAGGTGTGGTGCAGGCGGCGTTGATGTACACCCCTCAACTGCGCCCCGGCCTTACGGCCCGGCAGGTGATGGAGGAAGAACTGGTTCTGGTCGCCTCATGGGAGGCGGAGCTGAAGGATATCGCCTCCGACTACGTCTTCGTGGACTGGGGCCCGGAGTTTCTTCACGCGCACGCAACCGAACTGCCAGAATTGACCAATTCCGGCCTCACCCTCGCGCTCGGGGCAATGGCTGCCGATTACATCGCCCAGCGACGCAAGGCGGCTTACCTGCCCGCCCGCTACGTGAAGCGCTATCTCGATGAGAAGCGGCTGCACCTTGTTCCGAACGCGCCGATCTTTCCCTATCCGGTCTGGTCGATCTGGCGGGATGATCTGGATGAGGAGGTGCGGGAGGTTGCGGAAGCGGCACTTGTTGCAACGGCGACACAGCTGGACGCCGATCAAGAGGCCGTCCTCGAGGCCCTGGCCGAAGCGAATGGCGGTGAAACCGTGGAAATCCTAGGAAATCATTGA
- a CDS encoding YdiY family protein, with protein MEKATKLGAGIVTLVAALSATSAIAQDIVGGTSVAAERNEDLIEAIEDDAERDLDRFGNEGRPQGFAGSFALRGIASSGNTESFDLGIGTDLGYVWGQNGIELNLSYAYGEDKGVKSEESLFYGLEYTRDFNPDLYGFAKVQGSVDEFSSYKTDTFASFGVGYRILNDETKQWSVQAGPGYRFAELNDIAAGEVDEVAWGVSSDYAHKLSDTVYLTMDTDVISSDSDTVVYNDLALSVAVSKALALRTSVLTEYHSDPLPGFKDTDNTFGVSLVYSFN; from the coding sequence ATGGAAAAAGCAACAAAACTTGGCGCTGGCATCGTCACCCTTGTTGCGGCGCTGTCCGCGACTTCCGCGATTGCCCAGGACATCGTGGGCGGCACCTCCGTTGCCGCCGAGCGCAATGAAGATCTCATCGAAGCCATCGAGGATGACGCCGAGCGCGACCTCGACCGCTTTGGCAACGAAGGCCGCCCCCAAGGGTTTGCCGGCTCCTTCGCGCTGCGCGGCATCGCGTCGTCGGGCAACACCGAGAGCTTCGACCTCGGCATCGGCACCGACCTCGGCTACGTCTGGGGCCAGAACGGCATCGAGCTGAACCTCAGCTATGCCTACGGCGAAGACAAGGGCGTGAAATCGGAAGAGAGCCTCTTCTACGGCCTCGAGTACACCCGTGACTTCAACCCCGATCTCTATGGCTTTGCCAAAGTGCAGGGCTCGGTTGACGAATTCTCGTCTTACAAGACCGACACCTTTGCCAGTTTCGGCGTTGGCTACCGGATCCTCAACGACGAGACCAAGCAGTGGTCGGTTCAGGCCGGTCCGGGTTACCGTTTTGCCGAGCTGAACGACATCGCCGCCGGCGAAGTGGACGAAGTGGCATGGGGCGTGTCCTCGGACTACGCGCACAAGCTGAGCGACACCGTTTACCTGACCATGGATACCGATGTGATCTCGTCGGACTCCGATACCGTGGTCTACAACGACCTCGCGCTGAGCGTGGCGGTGTCGAAAGCTCTGGCCCTGCGGACCTCGGTGCTGACCGAGTACCACAGCGACCCGCTGCCGGGCTTCAAGGACACCGACAACACCTTCGGTGTGAGCCTGGTGTACTCGTTCAACTGA
- the greA gene encoding transcription elongation factor GreA, producing the protein MDKIPMTRAGHTALDTELKQLKSVERPAIIKAIAEAREHGDLSENAEYHSAKEKQSFIEGRIKEIEGVLSLAEVIDPAKLSGSIKFGATVTVVDEDTDEEKSWQIVGEHEADIERGLLNIKSPIARALIGKDEGDSVEVRTPGGEKSYEVLSIKYV; encoded by the coding sequence ATGGATAAAATACCGATGACCCGCGCGGGCCATACCGCGCTCGACACCGAACTGAAGCAGCTCAAGAGCGTTGAGCGGCCGGCGATCATCAAGGCAATCGCCGAGGCCCGTGAGCATGGCGATCTGAGCGAAAACGCCGAGTATCACTCCGCCAAGGAGAAGCAGAGCTTCATCGAAGGCCGGATCAAGGAGATCGAGGGCGTGCTCTCGCTCGCCGAGGTGATCGACCCGGCCAAGCTTTCGGGCTCCATCAAGTTCGGCGCGACGGTCACGGTGGTCGATGAGGACACCGACGAGGAGAAGAGCTGGCAGATCGTCGGCGAGCACGAGGCCGACATCGAGCGCGGCCTGCTCAACATCAAGTCTCCCATCGCCCGCGCCCTGATCGGCAAGGACGAGGGCGACTCTGTCGAGGTGCGCACGCCGGGCGGCGAAAAGAGCTACGAAGTCCTGAGCATCAAATACGTCTGA
- a CDS encoding phosphatase PAP2 family protein has translation MRNFLRFVAIYFLAGIAFVALVRDDPVALIGGLVAALPATAIYFMQKGWWLIAGVVALFFVLPRGEVMARLPRAFLVLMVCNLFFLTFTMVKTSLPYAMPFWADPPLAALDRALHLGVDPYVLTHAIGAWIPPAAAVAIYMGAWIVPAMYLPVILVLFDGDRARVGRFLLLYAVGWALLGSVLALGGLSAGPIYYDRLLGGDRFAGLIEALAASGISASMTGQVQDFLWGVYASGAQGVGSGISAFPSVHVGMACVVSLYLYERARWLAPLSVAITGVFLFLSVHLGWHYAVDGYASIAVILATWAVARRRQSARPAPELADLSPETI, from the coding sequence ATGCGCAACTTCCTGAGATTCGTGGCGATCTACTTTCTGGCGGGCATCGCCTTTGTCGCCCTCGTGCGCGACGATCCGGTGGCGCTGATCGGCGGCCTCGTGGCCGCTCTTCCGGCGACGGCGATCTATTTCATGCAGAAGGGCTGGTGGCTGATCGCTGGCGTCGTGGCGCTCTTCTTCGTGCTGCCGCGGGGCGAGGTGATGGCCCGGCTGCCGAGGGCCTTTCTAGTGCTCATGGTCTGCAACCTGTTCTTCCTGACCTTCACCATGGTCAAGACCTCCCTGCCCTATGCCATGCCGTTCTGGGCCGATCCGCCACTTGCCGCGCTGGACCGGGCGCTGCACCTCGGCGTGGACCCCTACGTGCTGACTCATGCCATCGGCGCGTGGATTCCGCCCGCTGCTGCGGTGGCGATCTACATGGGAGCGTGGATCGTGCCGGCGATGTACCTGCCGGTGATCCTCGTGCTCTTTGACGGTGACCGCGCCCGGGTGGGCCGGTTTCTTCTGCTATACGCGGTGGGCTGGGCCCTTCTCGGCTCGGTTCTGGCGCTGGGCGGCCTTTCCGCTGGGCCGATCTACTATGACAGGCTCTTGGGCGGCGACCGCTTTGCCGGGCTGATCGAGGCGCTCGCGGCCAGCGGTATCTCGGCCAGCATGACCGGGCAGGTGCAGGATTTCCTATGGGGCGTCTATGCCAGCGGGGCGCAGGGCGTGGGTTCGGGCATTTCGGCTTTTCCCAGTGTGCACGTGGGCATGGCCTGCGTCGTCTCGCTCTACCTCTACGAACGCGCCCGCTGGCTGGCGCCGCTCTCGGTGGCGATCACCGGGGTCTTCCTGTTTCTGTCGGTGCATTTGGGCTGGCACTATGCGGTGGATGGTTATGCCTCGATTGCCGTGATCCTCGCCACCTGGGCAGTGGCGCGGCGCAGACAATCAGCGCGGCCTGCCCCGGAATTGGCCGATTTGAGCCCCGAAACCATCTGA
- a CDS encoding phosphatase PAP2 family protein, whose protein sequence is MFGNAIAHLRKGADEPFAASEISWFLRFAFIYMILSGIVVSFGVDLLSAATPAVGGGQKFFYFIRDVLLGIFPVVIGLFFLIGWQRIRLRGAALLKVFIACVLMQSGFTMMKSAFPMLMPFYADPFLADLDEAIHGGVPWEWTHALIGMGEGQKLFLAYTKIWGVWALLFPFLLVLVDSDKARVKRFLILFLVAWVFIGNVLALSGLSVGPIFYDRLLGGERFGGLITVLNNGGIEHTTIGMTQDALWQLYSKGKNFIGPGISAFPSVHVAVASVAALYLAERSRWLALPGFLYLALVMFLSVYTGYHYAVDGYVSMAVVGLVWAVLKRRAMARDAAPAGAMTPAE, encoded by the coding sequence ATGTTTGGCAACGCGATTGCACATCTGCGCAAGGGGGCCGACGAGCCCTTTGCCGCGAGCGAGATTTCGTGGTTTCTGCGCTTTGCCTTCATCTACATGATCCTGTCGGGCATCGTCGTCAGCTTCGGGGTGGACCTGCTCTCTGCAGCGACCCCGGCGGTGGGCGGCGGGCAGAAGTTCTTCTACTTCATCCGCGATGTGCTGCTTGGCATCTTCCCGGTGGTCATTGGCCTCTTTTTCCTGATCGGTTGGCAGCGCATCCGGTTGCGCGGCGCGGCGCTGCTGAAGGTCTTCATCGCTTGCGTGCTCATGCAGTCGGGCTTCACGATGATGAAGAGCGCCTTCCCGATGCTGATGCCCTTCTACGCCGATCCTTTCCTTGCCGATCTCGACGAGGCGATCCACGGCGGTGTGCCGTGGGAGTGGACCCATGCGCTGATCGGCATGGGCGAGGGTCAGAAGCTGTTTCTGGCCTACACCAAGATCTGGGGCGTCTGGGCGCTGCTCTTCCCCTTCCTGCTGGTGCTGGTCGACAGTGACAAGGCGCGGGTTAAGCGTTTCTTGATCTTGTTTCTCGTGGCATGGGTCTTCATCGGCAACGTGCTGGCGCTCTCCGGCCTCTCGGTTGGTCCGATCTTTTATGACCGGCTACTCGGCGGCGAGCGGTTTGGCGGGCTGATAACCGTGCTGAACAATGGCGGCATCGAGCACACCACGATCGGGATGACGCAGGATGCCCTGTGGCAGCTCTACTCCAAGGGCAAGAACTTCATCGGACCGGGCATCTCGGCCTTCCCGAGCGTGCATGTGGCTGTGGCCTCGGTGGCGGCGCTCTACCTCGCGGAGCGCAGCCGGTGGCTGGCGCTGCCGGGGTTTCTCTACCTCGCGCTGGTAATGTTCCTCTCGGTCTACACCGGCTACCACTACGCGGTAGATGGCTACGTTTCGATGGCGGTCGTGGGGCTGGTCTGGGCGGTGCTGAAGCGCCGCGCAATGGCGCGCGACGCAGCCCCGGCCGGAGCGATGACCCCGGCCGAGTAA